The DNA window GATCAAAGTAAAATGCCCAATACATAGCTGCGATAGGGGTCTAAAAGGAGAAGTGAGAAGTATGAGAGCCAGTGAGCTCATGGACAAAATGAGAACACTGGGCTGGGCTTCCAAGCGTGTCCATAATGACATGGCAGGAACAGGAAGAGACAGCTGGACATGAGGAACCAGAGACCTGAGGGGAAATCAGGTTTGGCCAGTGATAGGGAAGCCATTGCAGAGAGAACATGGTCAGACACGGCTTCCTTCAGAGAGATTGAGGAGAGTGCAGTCTAAGAGCAAACCCAGTTCTTAGTTTGACTAGGGACTTCTCACTGTGCCCTCCAGGGAACAGCCACAGCACACTTGGGATAAAGCCTTTAGGAGGAGGGCCAAGAGTCAGTGTGCATGGAGCTGCTTGGGTTCTCTTGAATCCTCTCCTTGGGAATATAGTTCTTATGGGAGCTGAGGGCTGGGGTCAGCCCACTCAGTGCTTTCTTTCCTCCCTCAGCTCAACTTGCATCTATAGTTCCGGCTCATTCCCAGATGGGAAACTCAGAAGACCAAGCAATGGCCACTGTGATGGTCAAGGCCCAGGTGAGTGtagctctttctctttttcccaaGTTCTGTGCCTTTGGCCCAAGAATGTCTAGAGCTTATCTGTGAGACTGCCACATAAGAGCCAGCTACTATAACTCTTGCCTAACTTGTTATATTGGAGCTGGGTTCCTACTTGTAGTTAAGGAATTTTTGTCTTGCCCTGGACTTGGCCTTTCCAATGAGTCATCCAAACTCCTTTCCCCTGCCCCTTTCCCCACCAAGAACCAGTACCCTGTGACATCTACACCCTGATGACTCTGCCCTTCAGCCTGGGACTGTACCTGAGCAGTAGAAGCTTGTTATTCCAGGAGACTGCCACAAATGAGGACCTGTCAGTGGACTGTATACAGAAGAAGTGGAAAGGCCCTGCTGTCAGGCAGAGAGCCCTGTACCGGAACACAATACTGGAAAACTACAGCATCATGAACTCACTGGGTAATGATTTTCTTTCCTATTAACTTAAGAGTCTGCATTTTGTACATTTTCTTGGCtaggttatttttcttttatttggacTTTTATTACAAACATTTACATTTCCAAACAAAGTATAGTGAACCTTGCTGCACTTACCACCTAGCTTTAACAATGATCAATATTTCCGTTATATCATGTTTGATGTCTATATGGTGGCTAGTTTGGATTTTCTAAGTTGTAAGGAAAGGAGAGTCACTCAGTCTATGGTCAGTAAAGAGCTATGTGTTTTAAGGCTTACAGTAATGGGAACCTAGAACAAATTGATCAGCTAGACTAGAACGTAGGAAACAGCCTCAAGAagaatgagctacatcccaggaCAGCCCAGAAGCCTCAGCATCCAGGCAAATAAATTTTACACGAGTGTTCCAATATGAATGTAACATAGCTGCTCCCAGTGTCTGGTTCCTCTCTGCTTCTCCCACTATTACCCATTTATTTACTCTAAAACTTTCATCCCCATCATAGTtcctcaattctatttttgatttCCTCAAACATTCTTATTGTGGCTTCTAATGGTTTGACTTGGCCCATGCATCATTTCAGCCTTAGGTCTTACTTCTAATTGCTATAATTTTGCCCAGTTTCCAGGACAAAATTTACTTAGAGAGGGTTCTAATTGCTACAGCCACTAAATAGCATCTGTACTTTGGTAGTCTGGCCCAGCCGCAGCAGAATCTAATGACTAACCTACAGACAGATTATACTTGGGCCTAGTGCCTGGCCTTGGTCCGATCATCTGGGGTGGAATGCACAGGGTCACTTGCTGCAAAGTATGGTTGCATGAATTTCTCTCTCTGCAAAGACCAGGGAAGGTTAGATCCTGTGATTTACAAACTTATGACACTAGCCAACTTGTCCGAGGGTGAACATGAGAATCATCTTGTGATTTTCTATATGCTAAATGGTGTTATAGCCTAACCATAGCTAAAAGAGGATTGAAGGGAACCCACCTAGTTTTTAGTGATAACCTATACTACTGTGCCTTTCCCAAGATTTCAAGGCAAATGCTCAACTCTTCAGTTTCCTTATTCTAAAAAATCAAGATCTTTAAGACATTTAATTCATATTTGaaattattgataatttttgGTTTTATGGGAGTACAGAACTTTCTCCTAGCATTCACTGCTTGGGGACCCAGCCTATCCACTTTTGAGTTCTGCCATCTCCTTCAACACTGTTCCACAGTATTTCTGAACCCATACCCACATCTTGTCACTGTCCTGTCATACAGAATCTCTCCTTTTTATAAACTTTCCTAGTCATATTCTCACAACATAATCTCTCACCAACTCACTCCGATCTTTGCCCTCTCTCTTGTATTTAACTTGAAGTGTTTGCTAGCTTTCTCTCTCCCAACATCTTTTCTGCTAGCCATGGTTGGAAAGGAATGTAGTGTTTGTCATTTTACCCAGGAGACAGTATCATAGTAACTTCTGGAAGAGTGCACTTTGCTTTGCCACCTCAGCCCTTGCTTTTTGATTGTCTATCTATCTGTTCTGGCTCAACATCTTGTCTGTCCTGGTATCTCTTTTTCTACTCTCTTCCACTTTTGTTTATCTatcctgaatttaaaaaaaattaacaattgaGATATTTCCTATTTCCTCTtcccttctcaagttgttcttttGTTCCTTAACCATaaaggtgactttttttttttttttttttttttgacactaaGCTCTTGGTTCTGTTTCCAGAACAGGACATGAAGTGAGtaaaggttgttttcttatttcttttggcACAGGTGAGAACAGGATGGAGAATTCTGAATTCACTCCAAAGCAGACCATTTCTAAAGGATCAGAGTCATCTGATAGGTCATCAGGGGGACTCTTTGGGGTCACTTCTATGGGACCAGAAGTTGAAGATGTCTGTGAAGATATTTTGAGGAAGTTGGAAAGGCAGCCCTCAGATGAAGAGGGGAACAATTTGAAAATCAATTTCTTGGAAATAACAGATAAGGATAAGAAGAACTCCACAAAAGACAGATGTGAAGATTATAAGGAAGTAGAGGAACATCCAAATCTGTCCCCCAGTCCTGAGGAATATCAAGGAGTCCAAAAGGGACAGAAATTCTTTCAGTGTGACGAATGTGGCAAAGTGTTCTATCGGAGTTCACACCTCATTGGCCACCAGAGAATCCACACTGGTGAGAAACCCTGTGAGCGTAATGAGTGTGGTAAGACCTTCAGGCAGACCTCCCAGCTAATTGTTCACCTCAGAACTCACACTGGGGAAAAACCCTATGAATGCAGTGAGTGTGGGAAGACCTATCGGCACAGCTCCCATCTCCTTCAACACCAGAGACTTCATAATGGGGAGAAACCCTATAAATGTAATGAATGTGCAAAAGCTTTCACTCAGAGTTCTCAACTCATTGATCACCAAAGAACCCATACTGGGGAGAAACCTTACGAATGCAATAAGTGTGGAGAAGCATTCATTCGGAGCAAAAGTCTTGTCCGACATCAGGTCCTTCACACTGGTAAGAAACCTTACAAGTGTACTGAGTGTGGGAAAGCCTTCTGTTCTAACAGAAATCTTATTGACCATCAGAGgatccacactggagagaagccttatgAATGTAATGAATGTGGCAAGGCCTTTAGTCGGAGTAAATGTCTTATTCGACATCAGAGCCTCCACACTGGGGAGAAACCACACAAATGCAgtgaatgtgggaaagccttcagtcAGATTTGTCAGCTTGTTGACCATGaacgaattcatactggagaaaagccctTTGAATGTAGTGAGTGTGGTAAGGCTTTCAGTCTAAGTAAGTGCCTTATTCGGCACCAGAGGCTTCACACAGGTGAAAAACCCTATAAATGCAATGAGTGTGGAAAATCCTTCAATCAAAACTCTCACCTCATTATACACCAGAGAATCCACACTGGTGAAAAGCCCTATGAATGTCATGAGTGTGGGAAGGTGTTCAGTTACAGCTCCAGCCTTATGGTACATCAGAGAACCCATACTGGGGAAAAGCCCTACAAATGCAATGATTGTGAGAAAGCCTTTAGTGACAGTTCACAGCTTATTGTGCACCAGAGagttcacactggagagaaaccttaTGAATGTATTGAGTGTGGGAAAGCTTTTAGTCAGCGTTCCACTTTTAATCACCACCagcgaactcacactggagagaaaccctcAGGTCTGCCTCACTCAGCATCGTAAGGCATGGTTTTCTTGAAAAAGAGATTAAGGAACTtcagtgaaattttttttttttttaccttggtgatactggggattgataaTGATAATAGGCCTttcacatgctagtcaagcattCTGCTACTGTGCTGTGTCCCAGccgtttttcaaaatttttatttttgagacagaatctcactaagttactcccactggctttgaactttcaatcctccttcctcagccttttgattagctggaattacaggtatgcaccactgtgcccaacttGAAGCTTTCTTTTATAAGAATCATGTTCATCCTGATCTCCCCTGGAACCTTTGTCAATTTTCATTGAGTCACCAAATTGGGAATAACTTATTGCAGTCCCTCTCCATTATTGGAAATAACTTACTGCAGTCCTTCTCCATTATTGGGAAAGTAAGGACTGTGCATTTCATTTACTTGTTGGTTTCCCTAttcctttattattttgaaactgttttaatgtctatctcattttttatttatccATCCCACAATCAGAAACTGTGTGCTTCTCAAGGACAAAGGTAATATCTGTGTATTTTAGGTCCCCCATTTCACCATTTCCCAAAGGCATTCTTCAAGCTAtgattccttctcttcctcttggCTGTGGTCTCCATGTACTGTTTAAACTTTCTGCCATCTGTAGCTTATCATCTGTGTTCTCTGCctagaaaacttttttcttcctgTTTGATAATCTAAAATTCTTTCATAACCTTCAAAAATCTATCTCATGTCTTAAGGAGTTTCTTCACCTGCTTCTTTATTCCTCTTAAACATCTATTGATTTGACCTCAGTGCTTTAAATGACTGGTGCTATCAGGTGTAACTGTGTTAAATCTTTTTGTAAATGTTTTCAATGCACAGTGTTTACTTTCATATCCCCTTACTTTTGGCTCACTGAGGTCAAGTATACATCTATATCTTTCAGCATATAAATAATAGTTTGTATATACAGgtgttaaataaataatttttaaacctCAACTCTGAATTGAGTTATGCAGTTTCTTCTCTCCTTCAAGCTTCTAAAGGTGGAAGGGCATCCTGTCATGGACTATTATATACaaaggtctcactgatatctctgTATATGTTCCTAGAAATCTTATTATTACTGGTATTTCTGCCTcaaaattttgtgtgtgtgtgtgtgtgtgtgtgtgtgtgtgtgtgtatgacagaGTGTCTAGGTGTTGTCTAGGGCAGTCATGTCCCACTGAGATATATATTGCCCTACATTCTGACTGCAGTTCCAAACTGTTGACTGCATCCTACTTCCTCAATAAACAGGTTAAGAACAATACAGAGAATTGAAAATTCAGTGAGATGCATTCCTAGATGATTGGAATTCACAATGAAGAGTTTTTGTGGTAAGATTATATAGTAGAGTCAAATGGATAAATTTTTTCCTTATCAACCAGACCTGTTTAAATTCAGTTGCCATCCTCATTTCAAGATGAAAGCTATACATTCAGACAATTTTAGGTCCATCTTTCATTCCTCAAAGACATAAGAAACAAAAAGTCTCAGAACTTTTTTCTGTAGTCATTTACCAATCATGAACTTTATTGTCTTTTCCTTTCAACTGTTACCCTGGGGCCCTAGTGCCAGAAGACTTTCACCTCCAGTGTCTCTTTCAATTTCCATCCTCCAAATTTCTTCTTAACAGAAAGAGAGTACTGGCAATATAGCAGAAATGGCTGAAGAGGCTAGACGTACAGTGTCAGATATACAGTCTGAAGGGGAGATTTTGTGAACTGTGGTTTATGTCTAATACtggaaaagaaagggaagagtTGATGTTTAAGAAAATAATCAGATGTGATTCTGGGGGAGACATCTCAGACAAACTTAAAAAAGATTCTTGGAAGTataaatttttttgggggggggacttAAAAAGATTACTGAATTCAGGATAaaacttgaaatatataatttgtgaattatatttgtttttttaatatttattttttagttttcggtggacacaacatctttattttattttttttatgtggtgctgaggatcgaaccgaggatggaacccagcgatcctcagcaccacataccaggagagtgcgttactgcttgagccacatccccagcccattgtgaattatatttgttttcaacttttttttttttttttgcaagcagGAATTTTCTTAAAAAGCAAAGTGAACGAAACAATCAGAGCTCCCAGTGCAGTGCCAGGGAGGGGCAAGAGTGCCTCAACTatatttttggtatttgtttccattttcctttGAAAGTTATGAAAGAGTTCTGCACATAGGAATGTGTGTGTCAAGAGAGTTACTTTGGGAGCTTCCAGATCCAAAGAAGAGCTGACCCTGTACCACTACATAGCCACGTGGGCTGCACATGGGCAACCTTCCACCTCGAGTTGGCCTTATTGGTTCTGTCATCCGTAGAACTGCCCTGCTTATTGAATACTGCAATTTTATCATCTGGTTCTTATCTATTCATCCTCTATCACACTAAGTCTCTTGGGGGTGAGGAACAGTTCTAGTCATAATGTTATTTGCCCACTACCACCATCCTGGTGTCATtgttaaatagaaatgaatgTCCTAACTTCCTGGGAAAGCCTCAGGCTTTTGGGAGGGGAAGggatgaaaagtggctacatttaAAAGTCATTCCTCTCCCTATTAGTTATTGCTAATGTAAATAAAATTACTGTTATAAGTTGTTTGGATCCAGTTATTTGACTATATTATcttttctcagttttatttcttagttttgtaGGTATACAATTTGTTAAATATTCATTTATCTCATTTTCCAATCCATTGCTTATGCATCAGTAAGAACTTCAAAATGTTGAATAGTGCATAACAGGTATTCCATGTCTTCCTGTTAGAGGTAATGTTTTTAGCATTTTACAGTTCATTTTGGGATTCATTTtgggttgatttttttcttttaattgaatttagtAAGTTTCCTTCTGTTTCTATTTTTAGAAGGAGCAGTGTAGTGGTTAAGAGCATAGGTTTGGTTCCTGGCATCATGCATTCAAatcctggcttcattgcttttttAGGTGTGTGATCCTGGACAGATCACTTTGCTTCCATGTTTCTCAGTTCCTCCATCTATAAAATGAAGCTATTTCATAGGATTGTAAAGTTTAAATTAGTTAATACGTGTAAGATACTTAAAACAGTGCTCGGCACACAGTATACAATATAGCAATTATtatactttgaattttttctAGTGGTGCTCTATCTAAATTTTGCTAATATATAACAAGGAATCATCATGTTTACTGTCATGTGAAACAGGCATAAATTTGCACCTAGTAAACTGTAAAATCCTTTATTTCCATATATGTGGTTAAAATTCCTTTTTCATATATGGTGTTTTTCATCTTTGTTTCCTTTCAGTTTcttctctgttgggatttccaAGTGCCACTCCTTTcttattttaaattgtattttttcttgaatgtattttttaaatatgttctctTTTTGCCTCAAgttgaagaatatttttattgGCCTTGCATTACATTTGTTGTTTCCTCATTAGTGAATgatgagagctttcccatcccgaGGTTGGCCATAAAACAGGGAAAATAGATTTTCTTTGAATCCCTTCATAGTCTAATTGGATGTTTAGATTTGAAGCTAGAAGATTTAGTGGTGAATTTGCATAATTATATGCTTCAGCAATGAAATGGTTTCCCATTTGGTGAGTTGGCTAAAAACCATCTAGGACCAGCTTTTATATCTAGCATGCTTTTGGCTCAGCCTCTACACTAGCTATCCAATGGAGCCTGTTTCCAAGTTCTCTACCTCAGTGGGAATAAATAGCTTTATTGTGAAAGAGCTCAATATGCAAAAGCCTTCAGTTAGactttattttgcttttgtgGCTGTACATTGGGAAAATAACCTAttcttagtgtgtgtgtgtgggggggggcattTGATTATAGCAGATATCATCCACCAAAGACTACACCTACAAGAAAGTCTTCTCATTTGTGGCTAGCAAAGCCTTTGGTTGTAGGTCGTTTCTTACTTGACATGGGAATATCTATGGACCTTTTTGATTTTAAGAAACCACTCAtcacggggctggggttgtggctcagcagtagagcgctcgcctagcacgtgtgagaccctgggttcaatcctctgcactacataaaaataaaataaaggtattgtgtccatctacaactaaaataaatatttttttgaatatAAAATTCCATCTtccaatatacaatggcacagactAAACATTCCCATTCTAAAAGTGAGGAATAGGGGTATGAAAAGAAGGGATTTTTTCCAACACAAATGTAATCTAGCAAAGCAAACACTAAATTCTGTAGATCCATGTTTAGATCCATGCCACAAGATGGCATGAGGTGGCTCCAAAGGACTATAGCAGCCCACCCCTATGGCCATGTTGGCTATCCCACATGACTTCTCTCTTGGGCTAGCTCCACTTTCTGCCTGTAACTTTCCTCTGCAGACATTCCATATTCCTGGCATCCCTAACTTCTTGGAGTCTTCATTGCATCATTGTCAGCACTTTCAAAGCTTCACACATTGCTCTCTCAAGGGCTGCAGGGATTTCTGACCCTGAAACACATTGCTTGGCCTCTCAGAccctcctttgaaatcttggtggaagacTCCATGACTCCCAAATCTCAATAATTTGCATTCCTACAAAACCAGcaccagaataaaatagacattattattgctgtgggtatatacgtgactgcatgaccaatggaaTTCTGCAGACTGTactctcagaaaaatgagaaattatatcccatctgattcaaatgtatgatatatcaagatcattgtactgtcatgtgtaactaattaaaattttaaaaaatataaattaaaaaaaaaaaaacagcaccatGTGAACAATGCCAAGGTATCCCACCAACTCAGGAAGTAGCCAGGCCCCATCAGATGAtggctgcagcagcctctgaATACCTGCGGGGCTTAGCATTGTGAAACAAATTCTGTGGAAGCAGCTTCCTAGTCTGTCCTGTGTGAGCAGGGCTTCCTAGTGCTCTCTTCTCAAAGGGATGTCTTTAAAGTGAACTTTCACTTTTACTTCTTTAAGATTGTGATGGGTAGAATCTTGCTGATTCCTGAGATGccctgaaggcatttcttctatggTCTCTTTGCAGAGTACTTGGTTTCTCCTTAATGGTGCTAATCTTCTCAGGGCCACATCTTTATTAGCCTGTTTcacattggcttttttttttttttttttttttttttgtctacacTGTtaagtttttcaatttttttctgctcTGCTTTTTGCTTGTGGTTATCATAGAAATTCTGACTAAAAGCTGCCAGCAATAATCATGCCACTGCCCAAATGCTGTGGTGCCTTGAAATTTTCTCCACTAGAATAATTATTCTGTCACCTTTCAATTCAGTCTCACACAAAGTATCAGGGCAtggataaaatgtaaaaaagttcTTTGCCAGAAAGTGGCATATATGGCCTCTATAGCATTTCCCAATAGAATGCTCATTCCCGTCTGAAACCTTATAAGCATGGTCTTTACTGTCTTTATTACTTTTGGCACTATGGTCTTTTGAAATTACATCAGAATTGTCCA is part of the Callospermophilus lateralis isolate mCalLat2 chromosome 1, mCalLat2.hap1, whole genome shotgun sequence genome and encodes:
- the Zkscan7 gene encoding zinc finger protein with KRAB and SCAN domains 7, encoding MTTEGRGTLGLIPRSSVFQKQAGCLTVKQQPGNQTRRLSCSLPKNHPPVCEIFRLHFRQLCYHQMSGPQEALSRLRELCRWWLMPEVHTKEQILELLVLEQFLSILPVELQTWVQLHHPESGEEAVAVVEDFQRHLSVQEEVSASAQEQEVHMEETTVLGPTVESPTSPLSGGSAPGAHLEPPHDPGAHHLPNGHFAQLASIVPAHSQMGNSEDQAMATVMVKAQETATNEDLSVDCIQKKWKGPAVRQRALYRNTILENYSIMNSLGENRMENSEFTPKQTISKGSESSDRSSGGLFGVTSMGPEVEDVCEDILRKLERQPSDEEGNNLKINFLEITDKDKKNSTKDRCEDYKEVEEHPNLSPSPEEYQGVQKGQKFFQCDECGKVFYRSSHLIGHQRIHTGEKPCERNECGKTFRQTSQLIVHLRTHTGEKPYECSECGKTYRHSSHLLQHQRLHNGEKPYKCNECAKAFTQSSQLIDHQRTHTGEKPYECNKCGEAFIRSKSLVRHQVLHTGKKPYKCTECGKAFCSNRNLIDHQRIHTGEKPYECNECGKAFSRSKCLIRHQSLHTGEKPHKCSECGKAFSQICQLVDHERIHTGEKPFECSECGKAFSLSKCLIRHQRLHTGEKPYKCNECGKSFNQNSHLIIHQRIHTGEKPYECHECGKVFSYSSSLMVHQRTHTGEKPYKCNDCEKAFSDSSQLIVHQRVHTGEKPYECIECGKAFTFSQSANLTVHERIHTGEKPYKCKECGKAFSHSSNLVVHRRIHTGLKPYTCSECGKSFSGKSHLIRHQGIHSGEKTFECKECGKAFSRSSGLISHHRVHTGEKPYTCIECGKAFSRSSNLTQHQRIVHTGEKPYKCNECGKTFRQTSQVILHLRTHTKEKPYKCSECGKAYRYSSQLIQHQRKHNEEKETL